The following are from one region of the Sandaracinus amylolyticus genome:
- a CDS encoding ParA family protein has translation MSERIVVTSPKGGVGKTTVALHLGLALAERGMRTLIVDLDPQGGIGLSLAKRDGEWRGLVDVLAGEAQCAEVVVRTNEPRLAILPRGRLDPIEVPSFEDAVRTRGALDALLRPIEDAFDRVILDTPSGLGGITRAALGAADWALVVFKAEPLAMRSIQQVLRVIEHVREGERPELSLLGIVPTMVELSKEHSQSSMVALWTELEGVLDAAIPRSDALARASQLGVPVSYLGGRLPPEARRFAQLADEIEGVIHASRRGDGIETREQRALV, from the coding sequence ATGAGCGAACGGATCGTGGTGACGAGCCCGAAGGGCGGCGTGGGCAAGACCACCGTCGCGCTGCATCTCGGGCTCGCGCTGGCGGAGCGGGGGATGCGCACGCTGATCGTCGATCTCGATCCGCAGGGCGGCATCGGGCTCTCACTCGCGAAGCGCGATGGAGAGTGGCGCGGGCTCGTCGACGTGCTCGCGGGCGAGGCGCAGTGCGCGGAGGTGGTGGTGCGCACGAACGAGCCGCGCCTCGCGATCCTGCCGCGCGGTCGGCTCGATCCGATCGAGGTGCCGTCGTTCGAGGACGCAGTGCGCACCCGCGGCGCGCTCGATGCGCTGCTGCGGCCGATCGAGGACGCGTTCGATCGGGTGATCCTCGACACGCCGTCGGGGCTCGGTGGGATCACGCGCGCCGCGCTCGGCGCGGCGGACTGGGCGCTCGTGGTGTTCAAGGCCGAGCCGCTCGCGATGCGATCGATCCAGCAGGTGCTGCGGGTGATCGAGCACGTGCGCGAGGGCGAGCGACCGGAGCTCTCGTTGCTCGGGATCGTGCCGACGATGGTCGAGCTCTCGAAGGAGCACTCGCAGAGCTCGATGGTCGCGCTGTGGACCGAGCTCGAGGGCGTGCTCGACGCGGCGATCCCGCGCTCGGACGCGCTCGCACGAGCGAGCCAGCTCGGCGTGCCGGTCTCGTACCTCGGCGGGCGGCTGCCCCCCGAGGCGCGGCGCTTCGCGCAGCTCGCCGACGAGATCGAAGGGGTGATCCATGCATCGAGGAGGGGCGATGGGATCGAGACACGAGAGCAACGAGCGCTGGTCTGA
- a CDS encoding response regulator, translating into MSARVLIVEDEDTLRHAMVRGLAKLPGVHALGASSVQEALAIVDAGAPDLVVSDLDLPDRPGLELIGELGRRGVRCPITFVSAYVRAFSAQIPRHSGVRVLEKPVPLEQLRELVSSELERSGGAPAPFGVAEYLQIACLGGHSVRITVRGHGGAAVGDVVVHRGVLWSARDGADVGIDAFRRLAFVHGASIECHATSGEPGPRAIETSWEAALLDAARALDEDGRDAPIAIDDELTIAIDEPAVDAFDEARDRGAMALLRRDHAAAYEAFLEADRLQPGDRMVAANLARLREMGVGGSEGGPA; encoded by the coding sequence GTGAGCGCGCGCGTCCTCATCGTCGAGGACGAGGACACGCTCCGCCACGCGATGGTGCGCGGGCTCGCGAAGCTGCCCGGCGTGCATGCGCTCGGCGCGTCGTCGGTGCAGGAGGCGCTCGCGATCGTCGATGCGGGCGCGCCCGATCTCGTGGTGAGCGATCTCGATCTTCCCGATCGTCCGGGGCTCGAGCTGATCGGCGAGCTCGGTCGGCGCGGCGTGCGCTGTCCGATCACGTTCGTGTCGGCGTACGTGCGCGCGTTCTCCGCGCAGATCCCGCGGCACTCGGGGGTGCGGGTGCTCGAGAAGCCGGTGCCGCTCGAGCAGCTGCGCGAGCTGGTGTCGTCGGAGCTCGAGCGATCTGGAGGCGCGCCCGCGCCGTTCGGGGTCGCGGAGTACCTCCAGATCGCGTGCCTCGGTGGGCACTCGGTGCGGATCACGGTGCGCGGCCACGGCGGCGCGGCGGTGGGTGACGTGGTGGTGCACCGGGGCGTGCTGTGGTCGGCGCGCGACGGCGCGGACGTCGGGATCGACGCGTTCCGGCGGCTCGCGTTCGTGCACGGCGCGAGCATCGAGTGCCACGCGACCTCGGGCGAGCCGGGGCCGCGCGCGATCGAGACGTCGTGGGAAGCGGCGCTGCTCGATGCGGCACGCGCGCTCGACGAGGACGGACGTGATGCGCCGATCGCGATCGACGACGAGCTGACGATCGCGATCGACGAGCCCGCGGTCGATGCGTTCGACGAGGCGCGCGATCGCGGCGCGATGGCGCTGCTGCGGCGCGATCACGCCGCGGCGTACGAGGCGTTCCTCGAGGCGGATCGCCTGCAGCCGGGCGATCGGATGGTCGCGGCGAACCTCGCGCGGCTGCGCGAGATGGGTGTCGGTGGGAGCGAAGGAGGTCCGGCATGA
- a CDS encoding MBL fold metallo-hydrolase, giving the protein MPSETLFERDGHRNVLLEDFGGGAAVQSNQHVIIDGDEGMILDPGGHKIYGKVLAETHVQLRGAQLRHLFLSHQDPDIVAAANGWLMTTDAEAWISKLWVRFVPHFGLDRLVVERLRPIPDEGMILPLGASELWILPAHFLHSCGNFHVYDPISKILYTGDLGASLDRDYRVVRDFDAHVPAMEGFHRRYMASNAALRAWLRMARELDVEIVAPQHGASFVGKEMVARFFEWLETLEVGIDVMGAQGYRIPRRT; this is encoded by the coding sequence ATGCCGAGCGAGACGCTGTTCGAGCGCGACGGTCATCGCAACGTGTTGCTCGAGGACTTCGGCGGCGGTGCCGCGGTGCAGTCCAACCAGCACGTCATCATCGACGGGGACGAGGGCATGATCCTCGATCCCGGCGGGCACAAGATCTACGGGAAGGTGCTCGCGGAGACGCACGTGCAGCTGCGCGGCGCGCAGCTGCGGCACCTGTTCCTCTCGCATCAGGATCCCGACATCGTCGCGGCGGCGAACGGGTGGCTCATGACCACCGACGCCGAGGCGTGGATCTCGAAGCTGTGGGTGCGCTTCGTGCCGCATTTCGGGCTCGATCGGCTGGTGGTCGAGCGGCTTCGCCCGATCCCCGACGAGGGCATGATCCTGCCGCTCGGTGCGAGCGAGTTGTGGATCCTTCCCGCGCACTTCCTGCACTCGTGCGGGAACTTCCACGTCTACGATCCGATCTCGAAGATCCTCTACACCGGCGATCTCGGCGCGTCGCTCGATCGCGACTACCGCGTGGTGCGCGACTTCGACGCGCACGTGCCGGCGATGGAGGGCTTCCATCGCCGCTACATGGCGTCGAACGCGGCGCTGCGCGCGTGGCTGCGCATGGCGCGCGAGCTCGACGTGGAGATCGTCGCGCCCCAGCACGGCGCGTCGTTCGTCGGCAAGGAGATGGTCGCGCGCTTCTTCGAGTGGCTCGAGACGCTCGAGGTCGGCATCGACGTGATGGGCGCGCAGGGCTATCGCATCCCGAGGCGCACGTGA
- a CDS encoding roadblock/LC7 domain-containing protein encodes MVEVTTAPRASRTEMLNRVLRTLQAESPDVEAAALISEDGLLIASAMPQHVEEVRVGGMSATLLALGVRAGNELGIGRPEQVLIRGEHGYAVLQTASSGTVLLVLATANAKLGLVFLDMARAVREINKLI; translated from the coding sequence ATGGTCGAAGTGACGACGGCTCCGCGCGCATCGCGGACCGAGATGCTCAACCGCGTCCTGCGGACGCTGCAGGCCGAGAGCCCCGACGTCGAGGCCGCGGCGCTGATCTCGGAGGACGGTCTGCTGATCGCGAGCGCGATGCCGCAGCACGTCGAGGAAGTGCGGGTCGGAGGCATGAGCGCGACGCTGCTCGCGCTCGGCGTGCGCGCCGGCAACGAGCTCGGGATCGGTCGCCCCGAGCAGGTGCTCATCCGCGGCGAGCACGGCTACGCGGTGCTGCAGACCGCGAGCTCGGGGACCGTGCTGCTCGTGCTCGCGACGGCGAACGCGAAGCTCGGCCTGGTGTTCCTCGACATGGCTCGCGCGGTCCGCGAGATCAACAAGCTGATCTGA
- a CDS encoding two-component system sensor histidine kinase NtrB: MIDALPTAVLMVRADGTIALANPRAAELLERPREVLEGAHVGDVLVPRADLDEARGRSRSTARIALPSGREIDVGLAVSDLEVDHPGCLVCAFQDITPTLRLQEERDRLMKLATVGEVLPSILHELRNPLSAVTTALELLVEDHAGGALGAELHGILGEIRRALLCLDGIGVVGRDVRSSSLGAIDHAVRECCVVLDARAARSGIVLEVDIASMPLLRIDRGVVRAVVFNLLMNALHACREGDRVRVIARLERDELVIGVRDQGPGMSPEVLARCTEIFFTTKRSGSGLGLPLCVQLARSAGGSLHVESALGRGTHVTWRVPVGLDAEDGGEVERWSK, encoded by the coding sequence GTGATCGACGCGCTCCCGACCGCGGTGCTGATGGTGCGCGCCGACGGAACGATCGCGCTCGCGAACCCACGTGCTGCCGAGCTCCTCGAGCGGCCACGCGAGGTGCTCGAGGGTGCGCACGTGGGCGACGTGCTGGTGCCGCGCGCCGATCTCGACGAAGCGCGCGGTCGCAGCCGCTCGACCGCGCGCATCGCGCTGCCCTCGGGGCGCGAGATCGACGTCGGGCTCGCGGTGAGCGACCTCGAGGTGGATCACCCGGGGTGCCTGGTCTGCGCGTTCCAGGACATCACGCCGACGCTGCGCCTGCAGGAAGAGCGCGATCGGTTGATGAAGCTCGCGACCGTCGGCGAGGTGTTGCCGTCGATCCTGCACGAGCTGCGCAATCCGCTCTCCGCGGTGACGACCGCGCTCGAGCTGCTCGTCGAAGATCACGCGGGCGGCGCGCTCGGTGCGGAGCTCCACGGGATCCTCGGTGAGATCCGGCGCGCGCTGCTCTGCCTCGATGGGATCGGCGTCGTCGGGCGCGACGTGCGATCGAGCTCGCTCGGCGCGATCGATCACGCGGTGCGCGAGTGCTGCGTGGTGCTCGACGCGCGCGCGGCGCGGAGCGGGATCGTGCTCGAGGTCGACATCGCCTCGATGCCGCTGCTGCGCATCGATCGCGGCGTGGTGCGCGCGGTCGTGTTCAACCTGCTGATGAACGCGCTCCACGCGTGCCGCGAGGGCGATCGGGTGCGCGTGATCGCGCGGCTCGAGCGCGACGAGCTCGTCATCGGCGTGCGCGACCAAGGACCGGGGATGAGCCCCGAGGTCCTCGCGCGGTGCACCGAGATCTTCTTCACGACGAAGCGCAGCGGGAGCGGCCTCGGGCTGCCGCTGTGCGTGCAGCTCGCACGGAGCGCGGGCGGATCGCTGCACGTCGAGAGCGCGCTGGGACGCGGCACGCACGTGACGTGGCGCGTCCCGGTCGGGCTCGACGCCGAGGACGGAGGTGAGGTCGAACGATGGTCGAAGTGA
- a CDS encoding RDD family protein → MSATTNERDLASPLADPALRLVARWIDVALPLAPALVFVPLGAALDAGALVRGGLLATVVATIALFALNLMLLHRYGQSLGKRVLGLRIVRSDGSPATLGTILGRRIVLAGVLAGVPFLGAIFTIADVLCVFTESRQTLHDRIADTIVIDVRRGATSSTSDVARVFE, encoded by the coding sequence ATGAGCGCGACGACGAACGAGCGCGACCTCGCCTCGCCGCTGGCCGATCCCGCGCTGCGACTGGTCGCGCGGTGGATCGACGTCGCGTTGCCGCTCGCACCGGCGCTGGTGTTCGTGCCGCTCGGCGCGGCGCTCGATGCGGGCGCGCTGGTGCGCGGCGGGCTGCTCGCGACCGTGGTCGCGACGATCGCGCTCTTCGCGCTGAACCTGATGTTGCTGCACCGCTACGGGCAGTCGCTGGGCAAGCGCGTGCTCGGGCTGCGCATCGTGCGCAGCGACGGAAGTCCGGCGACGCTGGGCACGATCCTCGGCCGGCGCATCGTGCTCGCGGGAGTGCTGGCGGGAGTGCCGTTCCTCGGCGCGATCTTCACGATCGCCGACGTGCTCTGCGTGTTCACGGAGTCGCGGCAGACGCTGCACGATCGGATCGCGGACACGATCGTGATCGACGTGCGGCGCGGTGCGACGAGCAGCACGTCGGACGTCGCGCGCGTGTTCGAGTGA
- the lepB gene encoding signal peptidase I — MGITTRPALPVRWALICVVFPVYAIVSAGWALGVRVLGLEAFDVQGPSMEPTLLDGDRFVADKSAYGLALPMHDEAVSTWGAPEVGDVVVLRSPDGFDLIKRVVAIGGDRIAIDHDVVVRNGERIELRAVGTWDGGLGEEGQRFEERVGDRAWEIVRSPLSMPESMPEAVVPEGHVFVLGDHRDRSNDSRNPVIGMVPVSRLRGRVSHVYWSVGESGRARWARVGEAVR; from the coding sequence ATGGGCATCACGACACGGCCGGCGTTGCCGGTGCGTTGGGCACTGATCTGCGTGGTCTTTCCGGTGTACGCGATCGTCAGCGCCGGATGGGCGCTCGGCGTTCGCGTGCTGGGCCTCGAGGCGTTCGACGTGCAGGGCCCGTCGATGGAGCCGACGCTGCTCGACGGGGATCGTTTCGTCGCCGACAAGAGCGCGTACGGGCTGGCGCTGCCGATGCACGACGAAGCGGTGAGCACGTGGGGCGCGCCGGAGGTCGGTGACGTCGTGGTGCTGCGCTCGCCCGACGGCTTCGACCTCATCAAGCGCGTCGTCGCGATCGGCGGCGATCGCATCGCGATCGATCACGACGTCGTGGTGCGGAACGGCGAGCGCATCGAGCTTCGCGCGGTGGGCACGTGGGACGGCGGCCTCGGCGAGGAAGGCCAGCGATTCGAGGAGCGCGTCGGCGATCGCGCGTGGGAGATCGTGCGCTCGCCGCTCTCGATGCCGGAGTCGATGCCCGAGGCCGTGGTGCCCGAGGGCCACGTGTTCGTGCTCGGCGATCATCGCGACCGCAGCAACGACAGTCGCAATCCGGTCATCGGCATGGTGCCGGTGTCGCGGCTGCGCGGGCGTGTGTCGCACGTGTACTGGTCGGTGGGCGAGTCGGGCCGCGCACGCTGGGCGCGCGTGGGGGAGGCGGTGCGATGA
- a CDS encoding DUF1266 domain-containing protein has product MDARIFVEVAVALVVSSIAGAIAFFSRLTYAGTGRWLVARLDVLRPIGELATISNDGSALPRALDAWARCAIVPIMGDDEWIASPPGEAAVMLARWWRIANGNDAFARVQGLLATPCSAWDRVRAIHVAIAANRAGYVTRDYTRSAVLHACRELQARYPSFDAIAWEYLASRRRWAQLPEDGSADDAQQQRSVARVAAFQQRGWDAVPFHLFLCA; this is encoded by the coding sequence ATGGACGCCAGGATCTTCGTCGAGGTCGCAGTCGCGCTCGTCGTCTCGAGCATCGCGGGCGCGATCGCGTTCTTCTCTCGGCTCACGTATGCGGGCACCGGTCGCTGGCTCGTCGCGCGCCTCGACGTGCTGAGGCCGATCGGCGAGCTCGCGACGATCTCGAACGACGGCTCGGCGCTGCCGCGCGCGCTCGATGCGTGGGCGCGCTGCGCGATCGTGCCGATCATGGGCGACGACGAGTGGATCGCGTCGCCGCCGGGCGAAGCCGCGGTGATGCTCGCGCGGTGGTGGCGCATCGCGAACGGCAACGACGCGTTCGCGCGCGTGCAGGGCCTGCTCGCGACGCCGTGCAGCGCGTGGGATCGAGTGCGCGCGATCCACGTGGCGATCGCGGCGAACCGCGCGGGGTACGTGACGCGCGACTACACCCGCAGCGCGGTGCTGCACGCGTGCCGTGAGCTCCAGGCGAGGTACCCGTCGTTCGATGCGATCGCGTGGGAGTACCTCGCATCACGACGACGCTGGGCGCAGCTGCCCGAGGACGGCTCGGCCGACGACGCGCAGCAGCAGCGCAGCGTCGCTCGTGTCGCCGCGTTCCAGCAGCGGGGCTGGGACGCGGTGCCCTTCCACTTGTTCTTGTGCGCGTGA
- a CDS encoding class I adenylate-forming enzyme family protein — MTHSLPALLGRHQAHDPVTTGPEPRSAARFWGDVRAIAARLPELGRGDRGGRSELVLVCHDRYLFAASMLAAWERGYVVALPPNAQPAMVTALRKSGTVQTVLHDVDDMAGLDVRAIVASRPAPSDEVEPYAPPAPLASDRRIVVVYTSGTTGAPTACPKTAGQLVGEARTLARTFAIGRGDRVLATVPPHHIYGLLFGVLVPLVSGASFARETVLHAEPLAELIARDHTRVLVSVPAHLRALRVLEQGRIQGVSRVFSSGAPLPADTSEDLRERFGWSVTEVLGSSETGGIAWRDRAGTPWTPLEGVKVREGEGGRMLIDSPFLDPGVSRPYVGGDRVAVLDEGRFHHLGRVDGVLKVGSTRVSIAELEARLLAIPGVQDAAALAVEVGGARGWESWAAIVAQDHTAQTIRAALLPWLDPVVIPRRIRIVEALPRDPGTGKLRRDALRALFD; from the coding sequence GTGACCCACTCGCTCCCGGCGCTGCTCGGACGCCATCAGGCGCACGACCCCGTCACGACCGGTCCCGAGCCCCGCAGCGCCGCGCGCTTCTGGGGCGACGTGCGCGCGATCGCGGCGCGCCTGCCCGAGCTCGGGCGCGGTGATCGCGGTGGGCGCAGCGAGCTCGTGCTCGTCTGCCACGACCGCTATCTGTTCGCAGCGTCGATGCTCGCCGCGTGGGAGCGCGGCTACGTCGTCGCGCTGCCGCCGAACGCCCAGCCTGCGATGGTCACCGCGCTGCGCAAGAGCGGCACCGTGCAGACCGTGCTGCACGACGTCGACGACATGGCCGGCCTCGACGTGCGCGCGATCGTGGCGTCGCGCCCCGCGCCTTCCGACGAGGTCGAGCCCTACGCGCCGCCCGCGCCGCTCGCGAGCGATCGACGCATCGTCGTCGTCTACACGTCGGGCACCACCGGCGCGCCCACCGCCTGCCCGAAGACCGCGGGCCAGCTCGTCGGCGAGGCGCGCACGCTCGCGCGCACCTTCGCGATCGGCCGCGGCGATCGCGTGCTCGCGACGGTGCCGCCGCATCACATCTACGGGCTGCTGTTCGGGGTGCTGGTGCCGCTGGTGTCGGGCGCGTCGTTCGCGCGCGAGACGGTGCTGCACGCCGAGCCGCTCGCCGAGCTGATCGCGCGCGATCACACGCGCGTGCTGGTCAGCGTGCCCGCGCACCTGCGCGCGCTGCGGGTGCTCGAGCAGGGCCGCATCCAGGGCGTCTCGCGGGTGTTCAGCTCCGGCGCGCCGCTGCCTGCCGACACCTCCGAGGATCTGCGCGAGCGCTTCGGATGGAGCGTCACGGAAGTGCTCGGCTCGAGCGAGACCGGCGGCATCGCGTGGCGCGATCGCGCGGGCACGCCGTGGACGCCGCTCGAGGGCGTGAAGGTGCGCGAAGGCGAGGGCGGTCGGATGTTGATCGACTCGCCGTTCCTCGATCCCGGCGTGTCGCGTCCCTACGTCGGCGGCGATCGGGTCGCGGTGCTCGACGAAGGGCGCTTCCACCACCTCGGCCGCGTCGACGGAGTGCTCAAGGTCGGCAGCACGCGCGTGTCGATCGCGGAGCTCGAAGCGCGCCTGCTCGCGATCCCCGGCGTGCAGGACGCGGCGGCGCTCGCGGTCGAGGTCGGCGGCGCGCGCGGGTGGGAGAGCTGGGCCGCGATCGTCGCCCAGGATCACACCGCGCAGACGATCCGCGCCGCGCTGCTGCCGTGGCTCGATCCGGTCGTGATCCCGCGGCGCATCCGCATCGTCGAGGCGCTCCCCCGCGATCCCGGCACCGGCAAGCTGCGTCGCGACGCCCTGCGCGCGCTGTTCGACTGA
- a CDS encoding phosphopantetheine-binding protein translates to MSELEQQIKELIVEALMLDDVRPEDIDSDAPLFVTGLGLDSIDALELAMAIDKKFGVRIRADDEQNKHIFASVKNLAGYVQQHKSK, encoded by the coding sequence ATGAGCGAACTGGAACAGCAGATCAAGGAGCTGATCGTCGAAGCCCTGATGCTCGACGACGTGCGTCCCGAGGACATCGACAGCGACGCGCCGCTCTTCGTGACGGGCCTCGGCCTGGACTCGATCGATGCGCTCGAGCTCGCGATGGCGATCGACAAGAAGTTCGGGGTGCGCATCCGCGCCGACGACGAGCAGAACAAGCACATCTTCGCGAGCGTGAAGAACCTCGCGGGCTACGTGCAGCAGCACAAGTCGAAGTGA
- a CDS encoding NAD(P)/FAD-dependent oxidoreductase, whose protein sequence is MQHDVIVIGGGPSGSTTANLLAQAGFRVLVLEREVFPRFHIGESLLPCDLEVFRRLGVDPDQHGFLYKAGAEFLDERIGGHTEYLFADALPGTADHAYQVERAKFDHVLLQRAEAVGAEVHQGERALEIAMESDRVRVKTERASYEARYLVDATGQDAVLGRRAKTTKQLVDFGLAATFSHFEELDPEIDRELCETARGNIKVLFVDDGWCWAIPLGGRRISIGLVSRRKGIQSAWLDETIARSPFLSRVTKGATRPRRPGMIASFSFHNEKQHGARWSCTGDAACFLDPVFSSGVSLGMVGASHLVDALIPALREEREADPALMDAHAKHVGHAYDVFATLINSFYHTGLLHGLFFAPEQDPMLRKGLTSVLAGDVWRDDNPFQQKLMSSKRRVISLPPTVNGTT, encoded by the coding sequence ATGCAGCACGACGTCATCGTGATCGGCGGGGGTCCCTCGGGGTCGACCACCGCGAACCTCCTCGCCCAGGCGGGCTTCCGGGTGCTGGTGCTCGAGCGCGAGGTGTTCCCGCGCTTCCACATCGGCGAGAGCCTCCTGCCCTGCGACCTCGAGGTGTTCCGCCGCCTCGGCGTCGATCCCGATCAGCACGGGTTCCTCTACAAGGCGGGCGCCGAGTTCCTCGACGAGCGCATCGGCGGGCACACCGAGTACCTCTTCGCCGACGCGCTGCCCGGCACCGCGGATCACGCGTACCAGGTCGAGCGCGCGAAGTTCGATCACGTGCTGCTGCAGCGCGCCGAAGCAGTCGGCGCCGAGGTGCACCAGGGCGAGCGCGCGCTCGAGATCGCGATGGAGAGCGATCGGGTGCGCGTGAAGACCGAGCGCGCGAGCTACGAGGCGCGTTATCTCGTCGACGCGACGGGCCAGGACGCGGTGCTCGGACGCCGCGCGAAGACGACGAAGCAGCTCGTCGACTTCGGGCTCGCCGCGACGTTCTCGCACTTCGAAGAGCTCGATCCCGAGATCGATCGCGAGCTCTGCGAGACCGCGCGCGGGAACATCAAGGTGCTCTTCGTCGACGACGGATGGTGCTGGGCGATCCCGCTCGGCGGTCGTCGCATCTCGATCGGGCTCGTCTCGCGCCGCAAGGGCATCCAGAGCGCGTGGCTCGACGAGACGATCGCGCGCTCGCCGTTCCTCTCGCGCGTGACCAAGGGCGCGACGCGCCCGCGCCGTCCCGGGATGATCGCGAGCTTCTCGTTCCACAACGAGAAGCAGCACGGCGCGCGATGGTCGTGCACCGGCGATGCAGCGTGCTTCCTCGACCCGGTGTTCTCGAGCGGCGTGTCGCTCGGGATGGTCGGCGCGTCACACCTGGTCGACGCGCTGATCCCCGCGCTGCGCGAAGAGCGCGAGGCCGATCCTGCGCTGATGGACGCGCACGCGAAGCACGTGGGGCACGCCTACGACGTGTTCGCGACGCTGATCAACAGCTTCTATCACACGGGTCTGCTGCACGGGCTCTTCTTCGCGCCCGAGCAGGACCCGATGCTGCGCAAGGGGCTCACGAGCGTGCTCGCGGGCGACGTGTGGCGCGACGACAATCCGTTCCAGCAGAAGCTGATGAGCAGCAAGCGTCGCGTGATCTCGTTGCCGCCCACGGTGAACGGAACCACCTGA
- a CDS encoding beta-ketoacyl synthase chain length factor, which translates to MRPLYLTGISLWSPGFRDLRAFVDDARDASVIDCSARWVPSRLARGTSRLTRMLGEAAASACEAGGADPRTVSTIYTSGYGEIETMIVQLQTIFAGDGQLSPMRFKNSVHNSASGLGSIGQGNQAFSTAIAAGDRSVEAAMIETWTLLDERGGDAVISAADDALPAPLDAQCAREGLAIGLCIASEQPEAGALAMLDGLRMDDETPPLPEAFRGRALSRELATNPVATLLPLIDAVLERREGRVPLAFGVARPWSIRVRPLAAVRT; encoded by the coding sequence GTGAGGCCGCTCTACCTCACCGGGATCTCGCTGTGGTCGCCGGGGTTCCGCGATCTGCGGGCGTTCGTCGACGATGCGCGCGACGCGAGCGTGATCGACTGCAGCGCGCGCTGGGTGCCGTCGCGGCTGGCGCGCGGGACCTCGCGCCTCACGCGCATGCTCGGTGAAGCCGCCGCGAGCGCGTGCGAAGCGGGAGGCGCCGATCCCAGGACGGTCTCGACGATCTACACGTCGGGCTACGGCGAGATCGAGACGATGATCGTCCAGCTGCAGACGATCTTCGCGGGCGACGGACAGCTCTCACCGATGCGCTTCAAGAACAGCGTGCACAACTCGGCGAGCGGCCTCGGCTCGATCGGTCAGGGCAACCAGGCGTTCTCGACGGCGATCGCCGCGGGCGATCGCAGCGTCGAGGCGGCGATGATCGAGACCTGGACGCTGCTCGACGAGCGCGGCGGCGATGCGGTGATCAGCGCCGCCGACGACGCGCTGCCCGCACCGCTCGATGCGCAGTGCGCACGCGAGGGGCTCGCGATCGGGCTCTGCATCGCGAGCGAGCAGCCCGAAGCAGGCGCGCTCGCGATGCTCGACGGGCTGCGCATGGACGACGAGACGCCCCCGCTGCCCGAGGCGTTCCGCGGCCGCGCGCTCTCGCGCGAGCTCGCGACGAACCCGGTCGCGACGCTGCTCCCGCTGATCGACGCGGTGCTCGAGCGTCGCGAGGGGCGCGTGCCGCTCGCGTTCGGCGTGGCGCGCCCGTGGTCGATCCGCGTGCGCCCGCTCGCGGCCGTGCGTACGTGA